The Nonlabens spongiae genome contains a region encoding:
- a CDS encoding type ISP restriction/modification enzyme has protein sequence MDYIYAVLHSPSYREKYKEFLKTDFPRVPWPASLASVASPQPEHSSRSSSSDAGEREQVQSVFWKLVELGGELRQFHLMKHEDSDKVSVTYPAAGDNVIRNKMTKTSPGWSPLSPAEISPKGKEDLKLDTNSKNEDVSTSRSLSGVEGHGEVYRERLGRVMINETQYFDNVPKSAWEFYIGGYQPAQKWLKDRKDRELKMEDIQHYRKIIKALVETERLMGEVDGVLKLD, from the coding sequence TTGGATTATATCTACGCGGTGTTGCACAGTCCGTCTTACCGCGAGAAGTACAAAGAATTTTTAAAGACAGATTTTCCACGCGTGCCGTGGCCGGCCTCGCTTGCCTCTGTGGCCTCACCCCAGCCGGAGCATTCCTCTCGCTCCAGCTCGTCGGATGCTGGGGAGAGGGAGCAAGTCCAGTCGGTGTTTTGGAAGTTGGTGGAGTTGGGTGGCGAGCTGCGTCAATTTCATTTGATGAAACACGAGGACAGCGATAAAGTCAGCGTGACTTATCCAGCTGCAGGCGATAACGTGATCCGCAATAAAATGACGAAGACGAGCCCGGGATGGAGCCCCCTTTCTCCTGCGGAGATTTCCCCAAAGGGGAAAGAGGATCTGAAGTTGGACACGAACTCGAAAAACGAAGATGTCAGTACCAGCCGGTCCCTGAGCGGAGTCGAAGGGCATGGCGAAGTGTATCGAGAACGATTAGGCCGCGTAATGATCAATGAAACCCAGTATTTTGACAACGTCCCAAAGTCGGCATGGGAATTTTACATAGGCGGTTATCAGCCCGCTCAAAAATGGCTTAAGGATCGCAAAGACCGCGAGCTTAAAATGGAAGATATTCAACACTACCGGAAGATCATCAAAGCGCTGGTGGAAACAGAGCGGTTGATGGGGGAGGTTGATGGGGTTTTAAAATTAGATTAA
- a CDS encoding pentapeptide repeat-containing protein, producing MAGTNRKILTYEEFNKHFGLAGEYVNTSLLKSENIIRNRIINQPVIIKPGTPEVHFENCEFNCKVKICEGSINEFIPSYRQMELIVEEEKRKELSEYDFEKWKTDNELKEAIRSKKTNTIKHQLSFTNNCVFNMAFIANDMIFEKKFIVHSCRLNEFHLRNTKFHGLADFWNSTFNKGMTFYKTDFNKTAVFSMATFEENVLFTYSLLAGKSIFAKTEFKAGLDLSQAIISGELKIFDLLFRKEEFDTNYFEKENKNGYQKAIDYQGIIPTENKVHTFQILRKALEDVGNYDDATKMRRAEKSAARQLNYESLELGEIPVMENQGDNNLLLNWATEPFRSFRLINWKELRSNDGLILFLNRRSNKYKTSFWTGVWFTVRMALLFALVTLLSLGDFWAHLPWIDRTTPDYEAMQKGVKFIVQFFNPARRINYLDALNPWFGLAYIFDFLGRIAVGYGIYQTVQAFRKFK from the coding sequence ATGGCTGGCACTAACCGCAAAATTTTGACGTACGAGGAATTTAATAAGCATTTCGGATTAGCTGGCGAATATGTAAATACTAGTTTACTCAAGTCAGAAAACATTATAAGGAATCGAATAATTAATCAGCCAGTTATAATCAAACCAGGAACACCAGAAGTTCATTTTGAAAATTGTGAATTCAATTGCAAAGTCAAAATTTGTGAAGGTTCTATTAACGAATTTATTCCAAGTTATCGACAGATGGAACTCATCGTGGAGGAGGAAAAAAGAAAAGAATTGAGTGAATACGACTTCGAAAAATGGAAAACAGATAACGAGCTTAAGGAGGCTATTAGGTCAAAAAAAACAAACACAATTAAACATCAACTTTCCTTCACCAATAATTGCGTATTTAATATGGCGTTCATAGCAAATGATATGATTTTCGAGAAAAAATTTATCGTACATAGTTGCAGACTTAATGAATTCCATTTGAGAAATACGAAATTCCATGGTCTGGCAGATTTTTGGAATTCTACTTTCAATAAGGGCATGACCTTTTATAAAACTGACTTCAATAAAACGGCCGTTTTCAGCATGGCTACGTTTGAAGAAAATGTTCTATTCACATACAGTTTGCTAGCGGGAAAAAGCATCTTTGCTAAAACTGAGTTCAAGGCAGGTCTTGATTTATCCCAAGCAATCATTTCGGGTGAATTGAAGATATTTGATCTGCTATTTAGAAAAGAGGAATTTGACACCAATTATTTCGAGAAGGAAAATAAAAATGGATATCAAAAAGCCATAGATTATCAAGGAATTATCCCAACGGAAAATAAAGTGCATACCTTCCAAATTTTACGCAAGGCTTTAGAAGATGTAGGTAATTATGATGACGCTACAAAGATGCGTCGAGCTGAAAAGTCCGCTGCAAGGCAACTGAATTATGAATCATTAGAGTTGGGTGAGATACCCGTAATGGAGAATCAGGGAGATAACAATTTATTATTAAACTGGGCAACTGAGCCTTTTCGTTCTTTCAGATTGATTAACTGGAAGGAATTACGATCAAACGACGGACTAATTTTATTTCTCAATCGCAGATCAAATAAATACAAGACAAGTTTTTGGACAGGAGTTTGGTTTACGGTTCGAATGGCGTTACTTTTTGCCCTTGTAACATTATTGTCATTAGGGGACTTTTGGGCTCATTTACCGTGGATCGATCGTACTACTCCAGATTATGAAGCAATGCAGAAAGGTGTTAAATTCATCGTTCAATTTTTTAACCCGGCTAGGAGAATAAATTATTTGGATGCTCTTAATCCATGGTTTGGATTAGCATACATATTTGATTTTTTAGGTAGAATAGCTGTAGGCTATGGAATTTACCAAACAGTTCAGGCATTTAGAAAATTTAAGTAG